The candidate division WOR-3 bacterium genome includes the window ATATTTCACTCAAATCCAACGCTAAAGAAAATCTTCTTTCAAATGGCTCGTGTAAATAACTTATAGTTGGATTTAATTGAGTGTTATAAATTTCTGTTAGTACTGTTGAGTAAACTAAAGAATTACCAAAACTTATCAAACAATTTATCATGTTTTCTGGTGGTCTTCTGCTTCTTTTATCAAAATGAAATTCTTCAGGGAAAATCTTGTTAAAACTTTGATAATAAGTATCCCAAATATTTCCTTCTATTGCCATAATTGATGGGATATCATTTTGTTTCTCTATTTCTCTTATAAAAAATCTAATTTTTTCTATTTCTTCTTGCAATTCCCCTTTCGTTCTTTCATAGTATTGCAAATTTTTTATAATATTTTCTCCACAACCTTCAACAAATTTTTTTGCTAGTTCTAACCTTTTTTCTTTATTTAGATAATGTTCAACTTGTTTTACTAACAAATATCCAGATACTAAAGTTTGTCTAGGATATAAACTACCTTCATAGAAACCGTATTTGTTAAAAAAGTGTATTGGTACACCATGCTTGGAAAGATATGAAACTACAGCAGATGAAAAGGTTATTCTACCATGTGCATATATTGCATAAATTTTATTGATTGGTAAAACTTTCTTTTCTATTTCGCCTTTTTCATTCCTTTTAATAAAATAGACTGTATTTTGTTTTCTTTTTAAAATTCCATTGCTAGTAACATAGTAATTAACTCTTCCCATTTAATTATTTATTAATCCAACATAATTCAAAATAGCTACATTTTCTACAATATTTTTTCTTTTCTGGTTTTGGAGGTTTTGGTAAAGAAACTATTCTTTTAATTTCTTGAAAAATTTTTTGTAATTCAATTTCTTTTTCAGGAGTTAGCTTAACT containing:
- the cas1b gene encoding type I-B CRISPR-associated endonuclease Cas1b, with product MGRVNYYVTSNGILKRKQNTVYFIKRNEKGEIEKKVLPINKIYAIYAHGRITFSSAVVSYLSKHGVPIHFFNKYGFYEGSLYPRQTLVSGYLLVKQVEHYLNKEKRLELAKKFVEGCGENIIKNLQYYERTKGELQEEIEKIRFFIREIEKQNDIPSIMAIEGNIWDTYYQSFNKIFPEEFHFDKRSRRPPENMINCLISFGNSLVYSTVLTEIYNTQLNPTISYLHEPFERRFSLALDLSEI